A window of Chryseobacterium aquaeductus genomic DNA:
ATTGGGTAGTGCGTATTCCATTGAATAAAGCCTGGATGCTTATTGCAATCATAGCATCAGTTTTTGCGTCACCTTTTGAAGTGTATAGGGTTTTTGGGGACTTTATCAGCGGGATTGCCAGCGATAATATGCTCGTGGAAGGATTTAACGGATATATTGATGAGACGGCAGAACGTTTGAATGGTGGGATAGGTATTCCCGAAGTGATGATGGCAATTCTTACGTTTTTCCTGTTCTTTTTTGATACTCAGATGAAAGAAAAATATCCTTATTATGAATACCACCGAAATTATGCCGTTTTAGGAATCTGTTTTTATTTTATTTTCAGAAATAATCCTGTTTTCTCTTCAAGATTGGCAGGTGCTTTCATCGGTTTTTCCTACATCATTATTCCAAATGCAATGTATGTGGTTTCGCTTGGTACAAAAAAACTTATACATACCTTCATTATAGCACTTTTTGTCTTCAATTTCATTGTTTTTGCAAGCTTTAGAAATATTGTAAATGGTAATTTTACAATAGATAGTTATCATAATTACTTGCTACCATAACTTACATTTGACGCTTTCTACCGTTACTTTCGTGTGGTATCTCAATTTTTTTTAACATTAATAAAAATTGTTATCTGTTCTATCTTAATTATTCATAGAATTTTGTAATTTTGTCTTCAAGTCACAAAAACGATATTACTGTTAAATTTTCAAATTTTATATAATTTTTGATAGTTTAATTATTTATTATTTACAATTAATGTAGATAAATCAACTTTATTTTGTTTTGTGATCAAGCCAAGTTATTTAATTTTTCACCAAACATCAATATTAATATGAACAGTAAAATAGGAAAGAATCTAATAGCTATATTTTGCTTAGTTTCTTTGAACGTGTATTCTAAAACAGATTTAGAAAAAGTAAAAGTTTTTGTCAAAACAAGCCAACAAAAAGAGAGCATAAAGGTAGAAGATACTTTAGCTAAGCTTTCTTCACCAACTGCTGAAATTATTGGCAAAGATTCTCGAGCAGCACTTCCTCCAGACTGGAAGAAAGCCCCCAACAGTTACATCTTTGATCCTGCACAACATGGTGAGGGTTTATTTATTCCCGTAAAAAAAGCTTACGAAATGTGGCGTGGGTACAAATACTTGTCAAGTGCCGGACCAATTAAAGGAACAGTAAGTGCAGATGTACTTTGGGAAGATGTGCATGGTCTTATAAAAACAGGTCCTAATTATAGCTTGGAAATTTCAGATTCCGGCGAAACTGCAAAAATAAAAGTATTGATAAACAAAGCCAAAAAAGGAAATGCCGTAGTCGCTTTCAGACTAAATGGCGAAATTTTCTGGTCGTGGCATATCTGGGTAACCGACGATCCTACCAATGGCTCTTCGTACAAAAGTTTTACCGGTATTAAAAGAGAATTAAAAGACCGTACAACAGAAAATATTCCAGATACCGATTGGAAGTGGATGGACAGAAATCTGGGAGCCATCTCCAGCAGCAATACTGGTGAAGAATGGAACAGAAGTGGAGGTTTGCTTTATCAATGGGGTAGAAAAGATCCTATTCCGCCATTGGTGTTGAAGGGTAACGACTTTTATGAAGTTTCCGGCTCCATAGGAAGAGTAAGACACAGAGGAGCAAAGAATTTCAATAATGCTGTGAATTTTGATGTGCTTAGAAAGTTTGTTCTCTTTTCAAATGCTACTTTAGACTATAATATCCAGTTTTCTGTGAAAAATCCTTTGAGCTTAATTTATGTAAATAAAGACGATAACACGGGACCTGCTTATTACAATAATAATACAAATTTAATGGTCAATTGGTTCGGTAGATCATCCGCTTATCAAGACCATAAACTGACGGAGCTCAATTTATGGTCTGATAATTCAAAAGGAATTTTGTCGACAGATTACAATAATGACAATAGTGCGGCACCTTACCGAGACAAATCTCCCTTCGATCCTTGCCCGAACGGCTGGAGAATACCATCTATGTTGGTGGCAAATCAGGCATCTGGTACTTATGTAGATGATGTAAGAATAGATTATTCGCCTTTTGGGGTTAGAACCAATTTAGGGAAAAATACTTTTGAAGCCAATGGCTACCATATCATAAAACCTAATGATGCAAACGTTCCTGTGTTTATGACTGGTTTCAAAGTGTATCCGAATATTGGCTTTGATTTATCAAATGCAGGCGGAAATAATATGGGTATTTTCCCTGGTACAGGACAGTTGGCAATCAATTCTCAGGCCGGGCAATACACCGATCAGCACCACACCGGGCTTTGGACGGCAACAATGACTAGATTTTTTGACACCACTCCTGCAGTGGTTGCCAGAGCTTTGTTTATGGTTCCGGACAAATATCAGACAGACACTCCGGATCCTTCAAATCCCACTGTGAAAGGCAGATATTGGTATATGCCGACTTCAAGTGCTAAAACATCAGATGCAAACGCATGCAGATGTGTGAAAGATCCTTTGTATCAAGTGAATGGATATGATTTTGCAACACAATATTTTAATATTAATGCCGAATATACCGAAGGTTTAAACAATCCAAATACTTATCAGGTTGTAAAAAGTGCAACATTGTCAACGGTAGAAATTCCGGTTTCGAAAGCATTTTCTGTGCAAAGTCAACTATTGAATAATCCTTCAATTTTAAATCCTTCAAGTTTTAATAATCTAAAAGCCAATGTTTTATGGACGACCAATACAGGTTTAATTAATACGGTTACCGTCTCAAATCCTTCTCCGGGTTCTGTGTCTGGTCTTCTCAATTCTAAGATTATCGTCAGTCTAAATCCCAATCAAAGTGGAAATGCTGTTGTAACTCTGCACAACGGAAGTATTACCAATCCTGTGTATTGGTCATGGCACATTTGGGTGACGGATACGGCGATCGGTTCTTACCATTACACAACCGAGACACCCAATGCGTCAGCAACCAATTATGTAAATTATGTTCCAAAAGGTGACGTGTTAAAAACAGAATTTATGGATCGAAATCTTGGTGCTACCGATGCTTTCCCGATTGTCGCCAATCCGTTAACGCCTACTGCGGCTGAATATGCAAAAATAAGAGCATCTACAGGTTTGCAATATCAATGGGGAAGAAAAGATCCGATTCCTTCATTTCAACATGCAGATACAAGAGCTTCTTACAATATATTTTTAGGAAACGTAAATGCAAATGGCGGTGTTGCTTACACTACACTTACTTTGGGTGCTTACAACAGCCTGCCGGGAAATTACATTATTCCATATGACACGTATACGAATGGATCTAATGCCAATGTTTTAGCAACTGATAAAATATCAGATAAAATAGCAAAAGTGCTGTCTTATTCAGTTAAAAATCCTTTGGTGTACATGATTCCAAGTGCTTTTGCTCCATACAACAGTGCAGTTCCCAATTATAC
This region includes:
- a CDS encoding T9SS type A sorting domain-containing protein; this encodes MNSKIGKNLIAIFCLVSLNVYSKTDLEKVKVFVKTSQQKESIKVEDTLAKLSSPTAEIIGKDSRAALPPDWKKAPNSYIFDPAQHGEGLFIPVKKAYEMWRGYKYLSSAGPIKGTVSADVLWEDVHGLIKTGPNYSLEISDSGETAKIKVLINKAKKGNAVVAFRLNGEIFWSWHIWVTDDPTNGSSYKSFTGIKRELKDRTTENIPDTDWKWMDRNLGAISSSNTGEEWNRSGGLLYQWGRKDPIPPLVLKGNDFYEVSGSIGRVRHRGAKNFNNAVNFDVLRKFVLFSNATLDYNIQFSVKNPLSLIYVNKDDNTGPAYYNNNTNLMVNWFGRSSAYQDHKLTELNLWSDNSKGILSTDYNNDNSAAPYRDKSPFDPCPNGWRIPSMLVANQASGTYVDDVRIDYSPFGVRTNLGKNTFEANGYHIIKPNDANVPVFMTGFKVYPNIGFDLSNAGGNNMGIFPGTGQLAINSQAGQYTDQHHTGLWTATMTRFFDTTPAVVARALFMVPDKYQTDTPDPSNPTVKGRYWYMPTSSAKTSDANACRCVKDPLYQVNGYDFATQYFNINAEYTEGLNNPNTYQVVKSATLSTVEIPVSKAFSVQSQLLNNPSILNPSSFNNLKANVLWTTNTGLINTVTVSNPSPGSVSGLLNSKIIVSLNPNQSGNAVVTLHNGSITNPVYWSWHIWVTDTAIGSYHYTTETPNASATNYVNYVPKGDVLKTEFMDRNLGATDAFPIVANPLTPTAAEYAKIRASTGLQYQWGRKDPIPSFQHADTRASYNIFLGNVNANGGVAYTTLTLGAYNSLPGNYIIPYDTYTNGSNANVLATDKISDKIAKVLSYSVKNPLVYMIPSAFAPYNSAVPNYTNGTDWLLNEPNVAADRWGRGGGKSPFDPCPEGWRIPDLTGVAIISNRDFGISPWYKKDKKVATAYSVINDYAGVRVRNTTTTTIGYMFNDVSYSVGNYPNSGSRGFRSVTGNQTATGTFTVNNFQYPGVWTAALNSNYIGRPINILFDAASSANRLIAFHDNNDPYFGMNCRCVKVKYDQNGNEQGPIPAIPVTAGASVKASNIFSKNEIAEITKENKITLFPNPVKDVLYIKATDSKDYHYQIYNASGQMVKSGKFENTQTDVSSLVQGVYLVRINNSETIVKIMKK